One window of the Micropterus dolomieu isolate WLL.071019.BEF.003 ecotype Adirondacks linkage group LG08, ASM2129224v1, whole genome shotgun sequence genome contains the following:
- the emc1 gene encoding ER membrane protein complex subunit 1 isoform X1, with protein sequence MAKLILLCLKCIILYSTVEAVFEDQVGKFDWRQQYVGKVRFSHFDTHLQSSKKVLLATENNVFAALNSRTGELLWRHVDKTGPEGNIDALLQHGQDAVLVVGNGRLLRSWETNVGGLNWEVVLDSGSFQSACLVGQQDTVKHVAVLKKSVISLHYLSNGHQKWIENLPESETVDYQGVYSGGNGEVYALGVVPHSHIAVVGYSLEDGEIIKQISAEAPWLSNIQASCVMISQGMLTCVDSATASLYMLDLHVQSQMTQIPLQSLGFEVAPGFQPVLVSTQPNPARQPLSEFFLQLGPEHYLLLQLNNGQIVTLRDLKPAMLVSFATTGEKTVAAVMSPKNKTASTVNLYSAESGRRLLDTTLIFTMDPNGGKPEKLYVQAFLKKDDSVGYRVMVQTEDQTLTFIQQPGRVMWTREEALSDVVTMEMVDLPLTGTQAELEGEFGKKAAIQDGLMSMVLKRLSSQLILLQAWIAHLWKLFYDARKPRSQVKNDVTIENLSRDEFNLQKMMVMVTASGKLFGIDSKTGSILWRHYLDNVPSNAAFKLMVQRTTAHFPHPPQCTLLIKDKDTGLATLHVFNPIFGKKSHVTPPALPHPILQSLMLPLMDQDYAKVLLLVDDQYKVSAFPSTKNVLQQLQELASSIFFYLVDSSQGRLSGYRLRTDLSTELIWEVVIPTEVQTIISVKGKRPNEHVHSQGRVMGDRSVLYKYLNPNLLAVVTESTDLHQERSFVGILLIDGVTGRIIHEAVQRKARGPVHVVHSENWVVYEYWSTKSRRNEFSVIELYEGMELYNSTVFSSLDRPHAPQVLQQSYIFPSSISTLEATLTEKGITSRHLLIGLPSGGILSLPKMFLDPRRPEIVSEQSREENLIPYAPELLIRTEWFINYNQTVSRVRGIYTAPSGLESTCLVVAYGLDIYQTRVYPSKQFDVLKDDYDYMLISSVLFALFFATMISKRLAEVKLLNRAWR encoded by the exons GAGGCAGCAATATGTTGGCAAGGTTCGCTTTTCCCATTTCGACACACATTTGCAGTCATCCAAAAAGGTGCTTCTAGCCACAGAGAATAATGTTTTTGCTGCTCTCAATTCCAGGACTGGAGAACTCC tctggcGACATGTGGATAAGACTGGGCCAGAGGGAAACATTGACGCTCTTCTGCAACACGGACAGg ATGCGGTGCTGGTGGTTGGTAATGGCCGCCTGCTGCGCTCCTGGGAGACAAATGTTGGTGGTTTGAACTGGGAGGTTGTGCTCGACTCTGGCAG TTTCCAGTCGGCATGTTTGGTTGGACAGCAAGACACTGTGAAACACGTGGCTGTCTTGAAGAAAAGTGTCATCTCTCTCCATTACCTTTCTAACGGTCATCAAAAATGGATAGAGAATCTACCAGAAAG TGAAACTGTGGATTACCAGGGTGTCTATTCTGGTGGAAATGGTGAAGTGTACGCACTGGGAGTTGTTCCACATTCCCACATTGCTGTTGTTGGTTACAGTTTGGAGGACGGAGAGATAATCAAGCAG ATCTCAGCTGAAGCTCCGTGGCTTTCCAACATACAGGCCAGCTGTGTAATGATCAGCCAGGGGATGTTAACATGTGTGGACTCTGCAACTGCATCCCTGTACATGCTTGACTTGCACGTACAGTCACAGATGACCCAGATCCCCCTGCAG TCACTGGGATTTGAAGTCGCCCCTGGCTTCCAACCAGTGCTGGTGTCCACCCAGCCCAACCCAGCCCGGCAGCCGCTGTCAGAGTTCTTCCTCCAGCTGGGGCCCGAACACTACCTTCTTCTCCAGCTCAACAATGGGCAGATAGTTACACTGAGAGATTTGAAACCA GCCATGCTAGTTTCATTTGCTACCACTGGAGAGAAgactgttgctgctgtcatgTCACCCAAGAATAAAACT GCTTCCACAGTGAACCTCTATAGTGCAGAAAGTGGACGCAGACTTCTAGACACAACACTGATTTTCACTATGGATCCTAATGGTGGGAAACCAGAGAAG CTGTACGTACAGGCATTCCTCAAGAAAGATGATTCTGTTGGCTACAGGGTCATGGTGCAGACGGAAGACCAGACACTCACTTTTATACAACAGCCAG GGCGTGTAATGTGGACAAGAGAGGAGGCCCTGTCAGATGTGGTGACAATGGAAATGGTGGATCTGCCTCTCACAGGAACGCAGGCAGAGCTGGAGGGAGAGTTTGGCAAAAAGGCTG CCATTCAAG ACGGTCtgatgtccatggtgctgaagaGGCTCTCCTCTCAGCTCATCTTGCTGCAGGCTTGGATCGCACACCTCTGGAAGCTGTTCTACGATGCACGGAAGCCTCGCAGTCAAGTTAAAAATGACGTGACCATTGAAAACCTCTCCAGAGATGAGTTCAACTTGCAgaagatgatggtgatggtAACTGCATCTGGTAAG CTTTTTGGGATTGATAGCAAGACCGGCAGTATTTTATGGAGGCACTACCTGGACAACGTCCCATCTAATGCAGCCTTCAAACTAATGGTGCAACGGACCACTGCACACTTCCCTCATCCGCCGCAGTGCACACTGCTCATCAAAGACAAG GACACAGGCCTGGCAACCCTCCATGTATTTAATCCCATCTTTGGAAAGAAGAGTCACGTCACCCCACCCGCTCTACCTCACCCAATACTTCAGTCACTCATGCTACCTCTCATGGACCAGGATTATGCTAAGGTCTTACTTCTTGTTGATGACCAGTACAAG gtGTCTGCTTTTCCCTCTACAAAGAATGTACTACAGCAGCTCCAGGAGTTGGCCTCATCCATATTCTTTTATCTTGTTGACTCCAGCCAGGGAAGACTTTCTGGCTACAGGCTACGAACG GACTTGTCGACTGAGCTGATCTGGGAGGTGGTCATCCCGACCGAGGTACAGACGATTATCTCGGTGAAAGGAAAACGGCCTAATGAGCACGTGCACTCCCAGGGCAGAGTAATGGGAGACCGTAGTGTCCTCTATAAG TACCTGAACCCCAATCTACTGGCTGTGGTGACTGAGAGCACAGACTTGCACCAGGAGCGAAGCTTTGTCGGGATCCTTCTGATTGATGGCGTGACCGGTCGCATTATCCATGAGGCTGTTCAGAGAAAGGCCAGAGGGCCGGTGCATGTTGTGCACTCTGAAAACTGGGTGGTG TACGAATACTGGAGCACCAAGTCTCGCAGGAACGAGTTCTCTGTAATTGAACTGTATGAAGGGATGGAGCTCTACAACAGCACTGTGTTCAGCTCACTGGATCGGCCACATGCTCCTCAGGTGCTTCAGCAGTCTTACATTTTCCCCTCATCCATTTCTACCCTGGAGGCCACACTGACTGAGAAGGGCATCACCAGCCGCCATCTGCTCA TTGGCTTGCCGTCTGGAGGGATTTTGTCATTGCCCAAGATGTTCCTTGACCCTCGGAGGCCAGAAATAGTATCTGAGCAAAGCCG TGAAGAGAACCTGATACCCTACGCGCCAGAGTTGCTGATCCGCACAGAATGGTTCATCAACTACAATCAGACTGTATCAAGAGTGCGAGGAATTTACACTGCCCCCTCTGGACTGGAGTCTACCTGCCTG GTGGTTGCATATGGTCTGGACATCTACCAGACACGTGTCTATCCCTCGAAGCAGTTTGACGTACTCAAAGATGACTACGACTACATGCTGATCAGTAGCGTGCTCTTCGCCCTTTTCTTTGCCACCATGATCAGCAAACGCCTGGCAGAAGTCAAACTACTCAACCGGGCATGGCGGTAA
- the emc1 gene encoding ER membrane protein complex subunit 1 isoform X2, translated as MAKLILLCLKCIILYSTVEAVFEDQVGKFDWRQQYVGKVRFSHFDTHLQSSKKVLLATENNVFAALNSRTGELLWRHVDKTGPEGNIDALLQHGQDAVLVVGNGRLLRSWETNVGGLNWEVVLDSGSFQSACLVGQQDTVKHVAVLKKSVISLHYLSNGHQKWIENLPESETVDYQGVYSGGNGEVYALGVVPHSHIAVVGYSLEDGEIIKQISAEAPWLSNIQASCVMISQGMLTCVDSATASLYMLDLHVQSQMTQIPLQSLGFEVAPGFQPVLVSTQPNPARQPLSEFFLQLGPEHYLLLQLNNGQIVTLRDLKPAMLVSFATTGEKTVAAVMSPKNKTASTVNLYSAESGRRLLDTTLIFTMDPNGGKPEKLYVQAFLKKDDSVGYRVMVQTEDQTLTFIQQPGRVMWTREEALSDVVTMEMVDLPLTGTQAELEGEFGKKADGLMSMVLKRLSSQLILLQAWIAHLWKLFYDARKPRSQVKNDVTIENLSRDEFNLQKMMVMVTASGKLFGIDSKTGSILWRHYLDNVPSNAAFKLMVQRTTAHFPHPPQCTLLIKDKDTGLATLHVFNPIFGKKSHVTPPALPHPILQSLMLPLMDQDYAKVLLLVDDQYKVSAFPSTKNVLQQLQELASSIFFYLVDSSQGRLSGYRLRTDLSTELIWEVVIPTEVQTIISVKGKRPNEHVHSQGRVMGDRSVLYKYLNPNLLAVVTESTDLHQERSFVGILLIDGVTGRIIHEAVQRKARGPVHVVHSENWVVYEYWSTKSRRNEFSVIELYEGMELYNSTVFSSLDRPHAPQVLQQSYIFPSSISTLEATLTEKGITSRHLLIGLPSGGILSLPKMFLDPRRPEIVSEQSREENLIPYAPELLIRTEWFINYNQTVSRVRGIYTAPSGLESTCLVVAYGLDIYQTRVYPSKQFDVLKDDYDYMLISSVLFALFFATMISKRLAEVKLLNRAWR; from the exons GAGGCAGCAATATGTTGGCAAGGTTCGCTTTTCCCATTTCGACACACATTTGCAGTCATCCAAAAAGGTGCTTCTAGCCACAGAGAATAATGTTTTTGCTGCTCTCAATTCCAGGACTGGAGAACTCC tctggcGACATGTGGATAAGACTGGGCCAGAGGGAAACATTGACGCTCTTCTGCAACACGGACAGg ATGCGGTGCTGGTGGTTGGTAATGGCCGCCTGCTGCGCTCCTGGGAGACAAATGTTGGTGGTTTGAACTGGGAGGTTGTGCTCGACTCTGGCAG TTTCCAGTCGGCATGTTTGGTTGGACAGCAAGACACTGTGAAACACGTGGCTGTCTTGAAGAAAAGTGTCATCTCTCTCCATTACCTTTCTAACGGTCATCAAAAATGGATAGAGAATCTACCAGAAAG TGAAACTGTGGATTACCAGGGTGTCTATTCTGGTGGAAATGGTGAAGTGTACGCACTGGGAGTTGTTCCACATTCCCACATTGCTGTTGTTGGTTACAGTTTGGAGGACGGAGAGATAATCAAGCAG ATCTCAGCTGAAGCTCCGTGGCTTTCCAACATACAGGCCAGCTGTGTAATGATCAGCCAGGGGATGTTAACATGTGTGGACTCTGCAACTGCATCCCTGTACATGCTTGACTTGCACGTACAGTCACAGATGACCCAGATCCCCCTGCAG TCACTGGGATTTGAAGTCGCCCCTGGCTTCCAACCAGTGCTGGTGTCCACCCAGCCCAACCCAGCCCGGCAGCCGCTGTCAGAGTTCTTCCTCCAGCTGGGGCCCGAACACTACCTTCTTCTCCAGCTCAACAATGGGCAGATAGTTACACTGAGAGATTTGAAACCA GCCATGCTAGTTTCATTTGCTACCACTGGAGAGAAgactgttgctgctgtcatgTCACCCAAGAATAAAACT GCTTCCACAGTGAACCTCTATAGTGCAGAAAGTGGACGCAGACTTCTAGACACAACACTGATTTTCACTATGGATCCTAATGGTGGGAAACCAGAGAAG CTGTACGTACAGGCATTCCTCAAGAAAGATGATTCTGTTGGCTACAGGGTCATGGTGCAGACGGAAGACCAGACACTCACTTTTATACAACAGCCAG GGCGTGTAATGTGGACAAGAGAGGAGGCCCTGTCAGATGTGGTGACAATGGAAATGGTGGATCTGCCTCTCACAGGAACGCAGGCAGAGCTGGAGGGAGAGTTTGGCAAAAAGGCTG ACGGTCtgatgtccatggtgctgaagaGGCTCTCCTCTCAGCTCATCTTGCTGCAGGCTTGGATCGCACACCTCTGGAAGCTGTTCTACGATGCACGGAAGCCTCGCAGTCAAGTTAAAAATGACGTGACCATTGAAAACCTCTCCAGAGATGAGTTCAACTTGCAgaagatgatggtgatggtAACTGCATCTGGTAAG CTTTTTGGGATTGATAGCAAGACCGGCAGTATTTTATGGAGGCACTACCTGGACAACGTCCCATCTAATGCAGCCTTCAAACTAATGGTGCAACGGACCACTGCACACTTCCCTCATCCGCCGCAGTGCACACTGCTCATCAAAGACAAG GACACAGGCCTGGCAACCCTCCATGTATTTAATCCCATCTTTGGAAAGAAGAGTCACGTCACCCCACCCGCTCTACCTCACCCAATACTTCAGTCACTCATGCTACCTCTCATGGACCAGGATTATGCTAAGGTCTTACTTCTTGTTGATGACCAGTACAAG gtGTCTGCTTTTCCCTCTACAAAGAATGTACTACAGCAGCTCCAGGAGTTGGCCTCATCCATATTCTTTTATCTTGTTGACTCCAGCCAGGGAAGACTTTCTGGCTACAGGCTACGAACG GACTTGTCGACTGAGCTGATCTGGGAGGTGGTCATCCCGACCGAGGTACAGACGATTATCTCGGTGAAAGGAAAACGGCCTAATGAGCACGTGCACTCCCAGGGCAGAGTAATGGGAGACCGTAGTGTCCTCTATAAG TACCTGAACCCCAATCTACTGGCTGTGGTGACTGAGAGCACAGACTTGCACCAGGAGCGAAGCTTTGTCGGGATCCTTCTGATTGATGGCGTGACCGGTCGCATTATCCATGAGGCTGTTCAGAGAAAGGCCAGAGGGCCGGTGCATGTTGTGCACTCTGAAAACTGGGTGGTG TACGAATACTGGAGCACCAAGTCTCGCAGGAACGAGTTCTCTGTAATTGAACTGTATGAAGGGATGGAGCTCTACAACAGCACTGTGTTCAGCTCACTGGATCGGCCACATGCTCCTCAGGTGCTTCAGCAGTCTTACATTTTCCCCTCATCCATTTCTACCCTGGAGGCCACACTGACTGAGAAGGGCATCACCAGCCGCCATCTGCTCA TTGGCTTGCCGTCTGGAGGGATTTTGTCATTGCCCAAGATGTTCCTTGACCCTCGGAGGCCAGAAATAGTATCTGAGCAAAGCCG TGAAGAGAACCTGATACCCTACGCGCCAGAGTTGCTGATCCGCACAGAATGGTTCATCAACTACAATCAGACTGTATCAAGAGTGCGAGGAATTTACACTGCCCCCTCTGGACTGGAGTCTACCTGCCTG GTGGTTGCATATGGTCTGGACATCTACCAGACACGTGTCTATCCCTCGAAGCAGTTTGACGTACTCAAAGATGACTACGACTACATGCTGATCAGTAGCGTGCTCTTCGCCCTTTTCTTTGCCACCATGATCAGCAAACGCCTGGCAGAAGTCAAACTACTCAACCGGGCATGGCGGTAA
- the emc1 gene encoding ER membrane protein complex subunit 1 isoform X3: MLARTGELLWRHVDKTGPEGNIDALLQHGQDAVLVVGNGRLLRSWETNVGGLNWEVVLDSGSFQSACLVGQQDTVKHVAVLKKSVISLHYLSNGHQKWIENLPESETVDYQGVYSGGNGEVYALGVVPHSHIAVVGYSLEDGEIIKQISAEAPWLSNIQASCVMISQGMLTCVDSATASLYMLDLHVQSQMTQIPLQSLGFEVAPGFQPVLVSTQPNPARQPLSEFFLQLGPEHYLLLQLNNGQIVTLRDLKPAMLVSFATTGEKTVAAVMSPKNKTASTVNLYSAESGRRLLDTTLIFTMDPNGGKPEKLYVQAFLKKDDSVGYRVMVQTEDQTLTFIQQPGRVMWTREEALSDVVTMEMVDLPLTGTQAELEGEFGKKAAIQDGLMSMVLKRLSSQLILLQAWIAHLWKLFYDARKPRSQVKNDVTIENLSRDEFNLQKMMVMVTASGKLFGIDSKTGSILWRHYLDNVPSNAAFKLMVQRTTAHFPHPPQCTLLIKDKDTGLATLHVFNPIFGKKSHVTPPALPHPILQSLMLPLMDQDYAKVLLLVDDQYKVSAFPSTKNVLQQLQELASSIFFYLVDSSQGRLSGYRLRTDLSTELIWEVVIPTEVQTIISVKGKRPNEHVHSQGRVMGDRSVLYKYLNPNLLAVVTESTDLHQERSFVGILLIDGVTGRIIHEAVQRKARGPVHVVHSENWVVYEYWSTKSRRNEFSVIELYEGMELYNSTVFSSLDRPHAPQVLQQSYIFPSSISTLEATLTEKGITSRHLLIGLPSGGILSLPKMFLDPRRPEIVSEQSREENLIPYAPELLIRTEWFINYNQTVSRVRGIYTAPSGLESTCLVVAYGLDIYQTRVYPSKQFDVLKDDYDYMLISSVLFALFFATMISKRLAEVKLLNRAWR; the protein is encoded by the exons ATGTTGGCAAG GACTGGAGAACTCC tctggcGACATGTGGATAAGACTGGGCCAGAGGGAAACATTGACGCTCTTCTGCAACACGGACAGg ATGCGGTGCTGGTGGTTGGTAATGGCCGCCTGCTGCGCTCCTGGGAGACAAATGTTGGTGGTTTGAACTGGGAGGTTGTGCTCGACTCTGGCAG TTTCCAGTCGGCATGTTTGGTTGGACAGCAAGACACTGTGAAACACGTGGCTGTCTTGAAGAAAAGTGTCATCTCTCTCCATTACCTTTCTAACGGTCATCAAAAATGGATAGAGAATCTACCAGAAAG TGAAACTGTGGATTACCAGGGTGTCTATTCTGGTGGAAATGGTGAAGTGTACGCACTGGGAGTTGTTCCACATTCCCACATTGCTGTTGTTGGTTACAGTTTGGAGGACGGAGAGATAATCAAGCAG ATCTCAGCTGAAGCTCCGTGGCTTTCCAACATACAGGCCAGCTGTGTAATGATCAGCCAGGGGATGTTAACATGTGTGGACTCTGCAACTGCATCCCTGTACATGCTTGACTTGCACGTACAGTCACAGATGACCCAGATCCCCCTGCAG TCACTGGGATTTGAAGTCGCCCCTGGCTTCCAACCAGTGCTGGTGTCCACCCAGCCCAACCCAGCCCGGCAGCCGCTGTCAGAGTTCTTCCTCCAGCTGGGGCCCGAACACTACCTTCTTCTCCAGCTCAACAATGGGCAGATAGTTACACTGAGAGATTTGAAACCA GCCATGCTAGTTTCATTTGCTACCACTGGAGAGAAgactgttgctgctgtcatgTCACCCAAGAATAAAACT GCTTCCACAGTGAACCTCTATAGTGCAGAAAGTGGACGCAGACTTCTAGACACAACACTGATTTTCACTATGGATCCTAATGGTGGGAAACCAGAGAAG CTGTACGTACAGGCATTCCTCAAGAAAGATGATTCTGTTGGCTACAGGGTCATGGTGCAGACGGAAGACCAGACACTCACTTTTATACAACAGCCAG GGCGTGTAATGTGGACAAGAGAGGAGGCCCTGTCAGATGTGGTGACAATGGAAATGGTGGATCTGCCTCTCACAGGAACGCAGGCAGAGCTGGAGGGAGAGTTTGGCAAAAAGGCTG CCATTCAAG ACGGTCtgatgtccatggtgctgaagaGGCTCTCCTCTCAGCTCATCTTGCTGCAGGCTTGGATCGCACACCTCTGGAAGCTGTTCTACGATGCACGGAAGCCTCGCAGTCAAGTTAAAAATGACGTGACCATTGAAAACCTCTCCAGAGATGAGTTCAACTTGCAgaagatgatggtgatggtAACTGCATCTGGTAAG CTTTTTGGGATTGATAGCAAGACCGGCAGTATTTTATGGAGGCACTACCTGGACAACGTCCCATCTAATGCAGCCTTCAAACTAATGGTGCAACGGACCACTGCACACTTCCCTCATCCGCCGCAGTGCACACTGCTCATCAAAGACAAG GACACAGGCCTGGCAACCCTCCATGTATTTAATCCCATCTTTGGAAAGAAGAGTCACGTCACCCCACCCGCTCTACCTCACCCAATACTTCAGTCACTCATGCTACCTCTCATGGACCAGGATTATGCTAAGGTCTTACTTCTTGTTGATGACCAGTACAAG gtGTCTGCTTTTCCCTCTACAAAGAATGTACTACAGCAGCTCCAGGAGTTGGCCTCATCCATATTCTTTTATCTTGTTGACTCCAGCCAGGGAAGACTTTCTGGCTACAGGCTACGAACG GACTTGTCGACTGAGCTGATCTGGGAGGTGGTCATCCCGACCGAGGTACAGACGATTATCTCGGTGAAAGGAAAACGGCCTAATGAGCACGTGCACTCCCAGGGCAGAGTAATGGGAGACCGTAGTGTCCTCTATAAG TACCTGAACCCCAATCTACTGGCTGTGGTGACTGAGAGCACAGACTTGCACCAGGAGCGAAGCTTTGTCGGGATCCTTCTGATTGATGGCGTGACCGGTCGCATTATCCATGAGGCTGTTCAGAGAAAGGCCAGAGGGCCGGTGCATGTTGTGCACTCTGAAAACTGGGTGGTG TACGAATACTGGAGCACCAAGTCTCGCAGGAACGAGTTCTCTGTAATTGAACTGTATGAAGGGATGGAGCTCTACAACAGCACTGTGTTCAGCTCACTGGATCGGCCACATGCTCCTCAGGTGCTTCAGCAGTCTTACATTTTCCCCTCATCCATTTCTACCCTGGAGGCCACACTGACTGAGAAGGGCATCACCAGCCGCCATCTGCTCA TTGGCTTGCCGTCTGGAGGGATTTTGTCATTGCCCAAGATGTTCCTTGACCCTCGGAGGCCAGAAATAGTATCTGAGCAAAGCCG TGAAGAGAACCTGATACCCTACGCGCCAGAGTTGCTGATCCGCACAGAATGGTTCATCAACTACAATCAGACTGTATCAAGAGTGCGAGGAATTTACACTGCCCCCTCTGGACTGGAGTCTACCTGCCTG GTGGTTGCATATGGTCTGGACATCTACCAGACACGTGTCTATCCCTCGAAGCAGTTTGACGTACTCAAAGATGACTACGACTACATGCTGATCAGTAGCGTGCTCTTCGCCCTTTTCTTTGCCACCATGATCAGCAAACGCCTGGCAGAAGTCAAACTACTCAACCGGGCATGGCGGTAA